Genomic DNA from Apium graveolens cultivar Ventura unplaced genomic scaffold, ASM990537v1 ctg5354, whole genome shotgun sequence:
acAACACTGCCAAGCATTCACACAAAACAATTCTAATTAATTATCCTTATTACGAACTTAATGTTTATCTTCATTTATATTAAAGGATATCATTTACATTAGAGGATGCATTATTTAAAAAAATGTATGAAATTTGCAAGACCATTGAGCCGCCTTTCGATTTTCAGAATGTACTGGACTGATGGAGTGATGGTACTGGGCTTGCACAAATTAAGTGTGTTTAGGTTTTATCTTACAGGtataataaataaatgaaaacttttaaatacaataaaaaattaaaaattaccTTGATGTCATCCCAAATAGCATCTTCCAATCCTTGGTTAACTACATCCCAACTCTCGATACTAATATCAACTTGGAATCGAACTACTGTTCCTACGTAAATTCTGAAATCTTTAAGCATTTCCCCAATTGGATTACCATATTCATTGAAAGAAATGCTACACTCAAAATTCCGTTTTAACAttctttttttcaaatttttgcACATTGTTGGACCTCTAGTCCGTTTCTTCGAAACTTCCTTAGAACCTTGATATTTATTATCTTCATCCATGGAAAATACCTAAAATATAAACAAAATTGTTATTAAGAGAACATATCTTCCATACAAATAATGATTGCTAAAATACGATAATGGAACCTAACTGATTTAATAGTCAATATTCACAAAAACTGGTTATATATATAAAAACATTAACATTGTAAAGTGCAGAGAGAAGTTTTGGGCATGCATATTTGATAAAAGCATCATAGTTCGTCAAATTTTATTGTTTTCCTCCATCTAGTTGTAACTTATCCAAGGAAGTCCCTGAACAAtgacttttaaaaaaaatctgcAAATTTAAATTCCCATATCTATCCCATTTTCAGTTTTATTTTACTACTAAGTAAAAGTTATTAAAAAACCAACAATCAAATTACATTTACCAGCAGGGACTTGGTATAACTCATACTTGACGATCAATCCACATCCCTTCATCATGGTCACTTCGTGCATAATTTTTATCTATATTGTCTTCCCTAAATGTGGTAGGTAAACCAGTTGAGAAAGGCGGATTTTCGTCAAATTGATTATACTCGTCCTCATCTTCAACATTATCAATTCCAAGTATGCATCTCTTGTCTTGAAGAATAATGGACCATCTGAATCAGCGGGGTCTCGAATATAGAACACCTGTTTAACTTGTGTAGCGAATATAAACGGGTCATCTTCATGGCCAAACCGATTAAAGTCTACCAAAGTGAAGCCCGACTCATCAACCCGAACACCACGCCTAATATCAAACCATTTACATCTGAAGTGAGCAATATTGAAATCTTTGTAGTCAAGCTCCCAAATTTCTTCAATCACCCCATAGGAAGAATTTTTTATATCTCGTGATGTGATGGAATTGCCTCTTTCAAACTCTGTAGAAGAAGCTTCTACTGATACTCCGCTATTTTGTACAATACTTTTGTCATCTTGATACTGTGTATAGAAAGTATAACCATTAACATCATATCCTTGGTAAGATCTCACTGGCATGTCAGGGCCATATGCTAACCATTTGAGTGTAATAGAAATAGAGGAATGACTTTCTGAATATTTAGACATTATTCGGTCTTTAAACCATTTAAGAAATGATTGATTGTGTTCATTTGTAACCCACTTTCCACTCTTAGAAGGATAAATTTCTCGAATCATGGCTATATGCTCTTGCAAGTATGGATTAACTTCTGTCATGTGTTGTAAAACAAATAGATGGGCTTTATCAAGAATTTCAATACTAGGAGTGATCATTTTATGTCCCAATGTACCCTGACCTTCAAGTCTTCCTTCATGGCGAGATCTTGGAATTCCAACCGGCTTGGCAGATGCTAAATACCCTGTGCAAAATTCAATAATCTCTTCAACCGAATAACCTTCAACTATGCTGGCTTCAGGAAGGCGTCGATTTCTCACATATGCTTTTAAGATACACAAGAATCTCTCGAAAGGATACATTTGCCTGACATATAAAGGACCACAAATTTTAATCTCTCTCACAAGATGAGTCACTAAATGCACCATAATGTCAAACAATGACTGTGTAAAATTCATTTCCAATCCATAAAGTGTAACAATGATATCAGCTTGTAATGTATCCAATGTCATAGGATCAATGACCTTACTgatgggttccgaaggcataaaacgcagcagataaacgtaaataaaacaaaaattttgaaacccaaaacaggatccatgtataattatgggcagattatggagataacgaatcatacctttcaagagcttaactttcacgaactcaacggagatcctagctatcacgctttgtgtctacctctcggagaaacacctttatggtatccacacgagcaccttcaagaacgtctcacgaacttgactacggaatggatgtactagcctccttcttgacgatctaaattgcctctgcctctctttgctgctagggttttctcaaaaacatacacactctttaacctatcattatgtatttataatggctgattaaaaaggcccataacagcaaagcccaaccctagtaggtattggattaaataataaaaacgaatttctattatttaattaataactaagtcatacttaattattatgggcaaaaacattccttttaattcaaatttatattatctcaattaagtcttacttaattataataaaattcaaataatcatcaattaatttaaatccataatttaaattaactatatcattaagtgctctatttgtgcgaccctataggctattatttaactggcaataattttattctctaataaaattataaacaatgagcggtatctagtaatacatcattgttacccaattaaacaataattaaatcatgattagataaaaccttttgtgattaatgtttttcgtgtaatataatccctttaaccatacatattatagattaaactcgaggcatgtatttagtcatcctcttcaacatttaatccgggtttacttgatccatgagtagattattgagacaaatcattatttgagcatggccatgcttttataatctcactcaatcaagaggccaataatatctctcctaattataggagggttaaatcctttatctatcattcatatttctcatacgactcatgatatacccgatgtccacttttatcatcacccgatcaaaagtaacttttaatgtagtcaaagtatataaatccacgtatagaaatataatgatttcaagtcaaaggatcgttacaccattatcactgtgagtctttcttatgactttattaaatatgaagaatctcactatgggtctgtccagtaccatgtactctcacatgtacctatgtattgactttagtatccccatacttataaccaatgagatgtggttatcttgtcaaacaacatactagtctatctatgtattattattgtcctatataataatactcgactagggacctttaagaatatgatatattatataatctcaagttcaagtcatgtacttaaactatacaatttgtatcatgattctaaggacatttattatgctaacaaaatatcgcagtaattaaggtcataataaatacatttattgaatgatcaactgacataaagattataaaagaataatgtattgcctctagggcacctacactaacactTACTGCATATAGCATTAATTAAGAAACACAGTTTCGTGATTACCAATCTCACGTGCTTCGGTAATATGCCTCGAATTGCAACCGGTAGTAGATGCTGTATTAGAACGTGACAATCATGTGATTTCATGCCAACCAGCTTCAAATCTTTCATTGAGACAATGTTTTTTGGGTTTGAGGAATATCCCGATGGAACTTTTACACTAAATAAACATTCACAAAAGCTGATTTTCTCTTTTTTAGAAAGAGTGTAACAAGCAGGAGGTAGATATGTGCGTTTACCGGATTGTTGTGGTGCTAACTCTGGTCGTACACCCATCTCTTCCATGTCTAATCTCGTTTTCATCCCATCCTTTGTCTTACCAGGTATATTCAATAGTGTCCCAACAACgctttcaaaaacatttttttcaATATGCATAAAATCAGGACAATGTCAAACCTGCAAGTGCTGCCAGTATGGAAGATCCCAAAATATGGATCTTTTTTCCAAATACTATTTGGAGTTGGCTATTTATAAATCTTTCCGAGTACAACGTTAATATCTTTAACGCGCTCAAAAACTTCCTCCCCAGTTAAAGGCAAACGAGCTACTCGAGTCTCGATAGTTCCATCAAAAGACTTTTTCCTCTTACGATAAGGGTGAGTAAGGGGAAGAAATATACGATGATCCATATAGACATTCTTTTTGCAATTATTTAAACGAAGATCAATAGTAGCATCTTCACAGATTTGACAAGCTTTCGCTCCTTTTATAGTGTATCCTGAAAGGTTTCCATATCCAGGAAAATCGCTTATAGTACAAAAAATCAAGGCACGCAAAGTGAAATTTGTCTGACTATATACATCATATCCTTTCACCCTGATCCCACAATATCTTTAGATCATCAATAAGTGGCTGAAGATAAACATCAATATTATTTCCTGGTTCTTTAGGACCGGGGATTAGCAACGTCAACATGATATACTATCACTTCATGCATAACCAAGGAGGCAAGTTATAAATTGTTAGAAGAACTGGCCATGTGCTATGCTGAGAGCTTAAAGTGCGATACGGATTCATGCCATCCGCACAAAGTCCAAGTCATAGATTTCTAACTTCTCCACCAAATTCTGGGAACTTTCCGTCAATAGTCCTCCATTGTGGAGAGTCAACGGGGTGTCTGAGCATCCCATCTACTTTTCTTCCTTCCACATACCACCTCATCAACTTTACATCATGAACATTTGCAAATAGACGAATAAATTGTTCCACTATGGGTAAATACCTGAAAACCTTGATAGGAGGCCTCTTTTTATCATTAGCAGAAGAATTATTTTCAAGGCGTTTGTACCTAGAGGCTCCGCAATTTGGACACGTATCTAGAAGTTCGTTCTCATTACGAAACAAGACACAATCATTTGGACATGCATGTATCTTCTCTACAGTCATACCCATCGGACATAATAATTTCTTCGCCTCGTAGGTAGAAGTGGGAAGCTCATTATCAGGAGAAAGTATGTCTCGAAGAAGTTTTAGCAACTCTGTGAAGCTCTTGTCACTTCACCCGTTCTTTACCTTTAACTTACATAACTTTAAGGTTGTTGATAACCTAGAGAATTGATCACTGCACCCTGGATATAGAAGCTTTTTAGAACCGTTAACCAAGTTATCAAGAATTTCTGGTTGGTGGCTTAATATATCTTCGATATCTTCAATCATTTCCTCCACCCTGTCAGTGCCCACATCATCTTCTTTGTTATTACGCATATTATCTCGATTACTTTCATAATACCCATCAAATGTCTTTGTCCCTTTAGAATGTATTCCTTCTCCATGCCAAATCCACTTAGTATACCCATCCATAAAACCACGACGAAAGAGATGTTCACGCACAGTAGCACTAGGTAACTTTTTTAAATTAAAACAATCATCACATGGGCATGTCATCCTATCTCCTTCCTTCTTTATATTTTACTCCGCACATTTAATGAACTTGTCAACTCCATCAACATACTCTTGTGTTGCACGCGATATTTTGTACATCCATGTCTGACGATCCATATTATATTACTACAATGTTGTGTTACtacaaatatattaaaaaaatcgTGAAGTCATTGTAATGATTATAATATTTCACCAGAAAATTTCAATGTATTGGAACAACAATACCGACATAGTAATCTGAGGATCTAGTTCTTGATCATCAGAAAAGGCATACTTGTAGATATTTAAATTACATTTACCCGTTAGTATTCAAAATATGGTTGCTATCACAAGGAAAATTTAAAATACTTATAggtattatattaaaaattagtCATGGATGTTATCACAAGGAAAATGTTTTAGTTCATCTAATTAGGTCCTCATTGAAAGGTCTAATACTGGTTTCATAGCAATGCTGCCATTATTTACAAGTACTTGTACGTTTTGGAGCTTAATTGAGCAAGATGATCCAAGGACCAAATGAATACAATTTACTAAATTTCTATATATTATTAGTCAAATATAGAAATAAGTTTTTCCCAAGTTCATATAAACCATTAAAATCGGACACTCAAACTGCTTTATAACTCATACTATTCCTCACACACCTAATAACCAAAATACAAATCATTACCACCTGAACAAAAAAATATtacatatatgcatatatatatatagattcaAGCCTCTAACTAAAAATACAAATATACAAACATTCTATTACCTGGAGGTTACCGTCACAGAAGCCCCAACTTTGGGCAATTTCCTAGTACCGTAATCAATTAGGTATTCCAAAAAATATGTACACAATTGTTGAAGCCCAATTCTTTAATCTCAATTGCAGTATAGCCTAGTAGAAAAGCCAATTCTCAGTGTGCCTGCAGAGTCAATTGAATTAAATCGGGTGGAGAATCCACCCTTGTATCAGATAATAACGTGGCAAATAGAGTGGGGGTTGAGAACTTTTAGATATATTTGCTAATTGTAAAGATATTCTaattacaaaatatttatttaaagggaatttatcaaaaatactaCTTTTTGTAAAATTATTTGCAATTTTACTAAATTctcaaaaagatttacaaaaatattatttttactctgaaaatatttgcaaaaataggatgTTGAATAATATGTTGCAATTTAGTGTAAATTGTATAACTATTTTAGGTTACATTTCGTGTTGCATTTTATGTTACAAATATGGTTGCAATTTACAaagtatttttgtaatttttttataatttcaagTAGCAAACGTGGTTGCAAATATGGTTGCacatatttttgcaaaaaaatttaaaaagtatatttacaaaaaatttgtaaaagtttagttttttttataaaatcccTTATTTTAATTACAGGTGAATTTATTTTCTAAATTACTATAATTTACTATTTATACTACATAAACcacattatttttttaaaataatgtgGTAAATTAAAAAAAGTGAGATTTAAACAAAAGCCTAGTCTCATCCTAATGATACAATTAAACAGAGTCTGTCAGTTCTTCGCGTTAAAAACCCAAATTCTGAATAAATTATAAATGATCCtgataaaattattttttaattttaataattgtatCAAATTGCATATTCTAAATTTTCTAATAAAATTTCGGATAAAAGGATAATTTTCAAAAAAACTACAAATTAAATAAATCGAAATAGAtacattattaataaaataatttttaataaaatactttattatcaaaactgttttaataatttaataatagtttattattattaaaattaactatataaactattattttagtaatataaaaattataatttgtaAACAAGTTTTTCAAATATTAGATAATTAAGTCTAAAAAAATTACTTGATAATTGTGCTAGAAGGTTTATTCAGCAATTACGTCTAAAAAGAATTATGCCAAAAGAGGTTATAACGTGGGGAAGGGAACAGGAAAAATTCAAAGCGCCTGCAGCGTCGGTATTTTGTAATGTGACGCTATTAACGTAATTTACAGTGTCAGAACCTGATACCCGATACTATAAATATAATCTATTGTGCCGGTTCCATGTGACCGCCACCTTAAACTTCATATATAGCATCAGCTTTTAATAGACCGACGCTATAAATTCATCATAGGCGTCGATTTATGATTGACCGATGTTTTTTACATTTTACAGCGTCGGTTAATTAGACAACCGACGCCACGGAACTAGAATAGATTATAATAAGCGCCGGTCTAACATACAACCGATGCCTAAGATAATTAAAGGCAACGGTTCAGAATAAAACCGACACCCAAAGTGCGACGCTATAAAACTTTTTTGTATTAGTGCTGTGACACATACACTTCAAATCTTGTTAATCACTGCTCTCTCTATCTCATTAAATTGTATAAATGTAAGAAGTGACTcgaaaattaataaaaataagtaattcaataaaaatactaaaaaaaaaaaaattgaataaaataatgggattaataaatatttattatataaaatgAATATAGTAGAGGAAAACAGTATATTAATGTAGCtagtttttatattataaaattttattatttttgaaatatatataattgaAAGGACGTATTAAAAAAGAAAATTGTACACAAATGAAGGATCAATAGAGTGATAACTTAAGTTGTAGGGCAATTTACATATTGATATTGCAATAATTAATACTAGTTGGTGCGAACAATTGTCAATTGACCTGATAACATTCCCCATCTGTGTATAAACTTTCGTGTAATTTTGTATTTTCATGTATCAAATCTTAAATCTGAACTCGATAGATTTACATTTTTATACCAATTTGGTGACACTAATCAGAAACTAATATATTCATTTTTACCCGCTTTAGTACATTAAAGTACACGAGTTATATACAAaaaaattaattgttaaaaaataCAATATATAATTAAATGGTGAATTACTCACTTACGTAGTCAAGAAACAatgaaatatattttaattttaacaattatatatatgttatttatgATAGGTAAAATTCACATTTggtatttagtatatatgtatcttaaatatttttaaaatttaattatttatttattccgtATACTTCTGTTCCGTGTTGTATACCTATATCGGAAACCCAAACCCGACAATATTTATATTCGTATTTTTTTATCTTCGTGTAAATTTGTATTTATGTACCAAATTTTCGAACccaaattttaattattagtaTTTTTTTATACTGTGTTCACGTGTCGAATATATCAGCATTGCCAGGTATAAGGCCATCACTAATCGTTTCTCTATTTTAAAATTGCTTATCGTCATTTTACATCATTTTCATTTTATATCACAGTTTCACTCCAACCATTTCTTTAACTTCTATTTCAATCATTAATATTCTTTGTGTACAACAAAATAAACAATACACACATACTTATATAAAATTAGATAGAGATACAAAGAGATAAAATGTGAGGGAGTTGATTAAAAAACTATTATCTTTATCAGGACGACTTCaaatttgaaggcaacgacagTGTACTCTcactattttttttatcttttctGCACATATTTTTAAGtactttaattatattaaaataataattttaaaaacttttTTTTATAAGTTAAAGTCTAAGTTATATagattaattaaaaaaaattaaaaattattaatttaactATACCGTCAAAACACTTAGAAATGTGTGGAAAAAAAATTAAACGTCACGTAATAAAAATAACAAAGGGAGTAATACTTTATAGGGAATTTGACAAATATACCAACTTTTGTATATTTATTTGGAACTCTACTATTTTACTTAAAATCTTGCAAATTTAATATCTTTTTAAACCTACAACCAATTAAATTGGATAAATATCATCTTCATCTTCCCGTTCTTTTTTTTAACTTCTTTTCCCTCTTTCTCACTCCCTCTCACTGCCACAAAAGAGAGCACGTGCCCTGTTTCTCCAATTCTGCTTCACCTAGCTGCTTCAATAACTACAGCTACAATCACACTACCTTCCATAAACCTCCCCTCCTTTCAATTCCCAAATGCTCCTCCTCTAACTCAACCGTCTCGTTTTCATCGTCTCTCCcatctctctccatctctctctcttTCGATCTCTCTCGATAGCGGCGTCAATCTCCGGTCTCTCCTCATCACTCAACCAATTAAAATCATCTCATCCAATTCCTCGCCAAACTCCACTCTCCAAACACAAAATTTCATTTCTCAATCGCTCTAAACCAACTCCAACTAACTCTTCCAAACTTTATTCGGTTGTGCGCGAGGTACCTACGAGTTTATCGAAAGTCAACGTATCCAATTCGAAAGAGTTAGGGTTAGAAAAAGATTGAAAGCATTTTGGAAGAGATATGTGGACTCGTTGTACCAGCATAAGGTTTTAGGTTTGTTCTTAGATGTGAGTCGTGTCGGTTTTACAGATCAATTTTTCGAAAAAATGGAACCTAGCTCTTGTGCTAATGTGCAGATTGAAGTGTGTAGTGGaagtgggtttgattgtttttaGTTGATTTTGAGGTTGTTTTTAGTTGATATTAGTATTGGCCTGTTAGGGGCATTCATTTTTCATTTGTAACCATTTTGAACAACTTATTTTGCAACTAAATGTAATTTTTAACAGATTTTTTCAAATTTGCATTTGTGGTTGCATATATGGTTAATAGCAGTTGCAGATATGGTTGCagatttttgtaaatattttttgaaagatagtatttttgcaatttattttaaaaactgacggtaattttataaaatttttgtAAAATTTAGGTATTTATGAGAAAAGCCCTACCTTATAAACGAAGATAGAAATAAGTCTCATTAGAGAGAAATCCCTACACTTTAACTTCAAATATGAAGATAAAGCTGATTCTCAAGTCAACATCGGAGATGCCCTGGCTTACAGGAACCGCAGCGTTTACTCCATATAAACTTAATCATGATTAACTACCCTAATACTACAGTCTGTTCATGCAGTGCAATAGTGCATATTATAATTAAATGTGCGCTTAACTTAAGTAACCTAACTTTAGTGTTAGAACATGGAAGTTTCAGTATTCACCTATGTCACATGAGCGGGAATACTTCAAACATTTGTTTTAGGTTCAAAGTAATTAACAATTTTTAAATATTGCTATGAGAAACTTGGATATTATGAGAAATTGATGGTTTACGATCATATATCATAACTTTACTTGCACACAAAGCCTAATTAAATAAGTGAAATTCGAAACTGGAGTAAAATACCTATAACGAAAATAACAGGGTTCTTTGCGCGCGGTGTAtgtgatttatttatttattggtCAAAATAGAACCCCTAATCCTGGTTATTTAGTGTGCTAGACTTTCAATATATATGACTGACTTGTGTAACAAGACATTATAAATATACACGACTCCAGTAAAATTATTCTGGCCAACAGGTTTATTTGCAGATAAATGTTGAAGACAAGCTTTGAACATTGACCTGCTGCTTGAATACATCTATATGTGTTTCTGTATTCTTATGAGTTTACTTCTCATAGTGGCATTTGAAAGGCACAACTATCGCCATAAGTATATATTTCATCTTTATTTTAAGCGAAGATGCTGAGATATTTTATAATTAGTTCATTTGGTTGGGCGTTCATTTTATTAGCTCATTTTGGTTCCATGCTTTTATATGTTGGCGTAGCACGTGTAATATAATTTTTTCCAAGTGAACAACGTCATGGCCTATAATTCTATTAACAAAAATAGTTAAACTTAAAATCTAGGAAAATATAGATATATGTGTTATATATAAAGGTCGCATTTCAAAATATTAATTTTCATTTAATTACTTTTTAACATATTAAGCGCATAAGCATAAATAAGTTTTGAAATATATTCACCGAGAGAATATGTTGTAATTgttttttacattattttctcttTTTACGATTGATTTTTCGGTTTCTGATTGTGCAGTTTATAAATAAGAATTTTCgttaaaagaaaataattggaacacaagttataattaataTTACGATATATATGTTATTACGATCGAGTCAACAAGATCTTGATGAATCAAGCGAGAAATTTTTTAAAGAGGTAAATCTGAGCAAACACTTGAGTACGAATATTATTGTAAATTAATTAGgaaatttttataaataaagcTACTGtgtaattttttattataaattatcGTCTTAGCCTCTTTGTATAATTACATCTCCTACCTCTTATCACACAGGCTCGTATCTTTTTCTTTATACGGTTTTCTTTTCCCCTTCTAAACactaatttattattaataaaaaaatcaaatttcaTCTCGATTCTTGTTATGGAttcttatttttttatatatCATGATTGTTTAGATGATGTTCAACTAAGCCCCCTTTATAAGGGTCAGATGTAGTTTGCCAAAATACTGGATATCATAATCGATATCATGGTGTATACACTTTAATTGCaacatatttatttattgattatctTAAATATCATTTATCTGAATAATTTCATACGTTACACACAAGTAGGATTGCGTATAGTTTAGATCTAAATGATTTTGAGagttaatttaattaaaaattaaatgcGAAATATTTTTTATGGTTCTGAATTAAACTTGATTTGGAGTTATTAAATGTATTTATTTTTACATACttgtaattttattttattttaaaaatatatgtcTATGTCATGATGTTCGTGTTTAGCCGATGAATCTGTTCATTAGATCTTTCAAAAGTAATATTTTTAAGTGCTAATTAATTACATTTGTTAGTTTTTTAAATTGATCATGTACTCTCTTGTTCGACCTGTCACGGacaacaaatctggccatttaTTGTAATTGAGCCATTCACGATGGAAAAAAAAATCGTCATTTTTGGTCGAATAGTAAGTTCgttttttcgtcacaagataaaattgcATCGCAAGTTAGTAAGTAAGGCCCACATACCACAATATGACGAACAATAACGTCACGTATGCCCGTGCACTTGCAATTTATTAGTTACAGATTTTCCCCGACATGATCTAAGCAAACTAACACCGGCATTATCTCACTTAATTCAAATTTCaatatgatcaacagattagtATAATAATTAAATTAGTTTTTTCAAATATTATAATCATAAAAGAAAATCATAAAAGATTTAAGTATAATGGTATAATTGTGTATATCTCTGGCTACAAAATATTTATACTAAAATATGTAATAATGAAAGGATGAATAAAGTACCACATTAGTAATTATCACATTTTCTTGATGTCGGTGAATATTAGTTCAATTGGCTGGTCGTTCATtatcttaattatttatttgtcaGAAAAGGTTTAAGCAATTCAGATTTCAGGCAAGAACAACCTGTTCTGGTTAGTAGAGGTCTTTAATAAATTATTAACTCAAGAACAGCTGTTCCTGATCAAGTGACAAACCAAAATTCTGTGGTAGTAGACGCAGCTAAATCTCTTTACT
This window encodes:
- the LOC141702610 gene encoding uncharacterized protein LOC141702610 — its product is MTCPCDDCFNLKKLPSATVREHLFRRGFMDGYTKWIWHGEGIHSKGTKTFDGYYESNRDNMRNNKEDDVGTDRVEEMIEDIEDILSHQPEILDNLVNGSKKLLYPGCSDQFSSDKSFTELLKLLRDILSPDNELPTSTYEAKKLLCPMGMTVEKIHACPNDCVLFRNENELLDTCPNCGASRYKRLENNSSANDKKRPPIKVFRYLPIVEQFIRLFANVHDVKLMRWYVEGRKVDGMLRHPVDSPQWRTIDGKFPEFGGEVRNL